TCTACCGTTATTGGTGCTCAGAAgaattcaaaagaaaacaaaagagagGGCAGGCCTGTCGCTAGAGTTGTGAAGATTCTGCTCAAAATCGTGGAGGCTCAAGACCGTTTACAGAGACACAACAAGTTCTGGTATGTTCTGTAATGTCATTTGTAGGCCCTATTGAATAAGCTAGGTTCCTACCTCATTCTACTATTTGTTGTCTTTGCAGAAAGCTAGGTTTGGACCAGAGAAGGCAACCCCTCTTAATGTATATGTTGTGATGAAATTTGGCACAAATGGTGTTGATAGCAATGGTAGTATTGGTCCAATCAGGAGCCGCAAAGTGCAAAAACGTGTGGTATGTATGTTCAACACAGATTCAACACTGATTCAAatccaattttgataaaatacaCTCTGGAACTGATTCAAATATTTAGCTGTTTGATGTATATACTATGGAACTGTGCAGCTCTATATAGAGACTTCTTACTATTTTGATCACTAGTCTATGTACATGCATGCTGATATGAATAATTCTGCCACAATAATACTCATACATACATAGACGTAGTGCAATTATTTTTAGCCTTAGATGTTTGTTTGGTTTCTGAAAGTTCCAATATCACTACTCCTTTAAAATGCTTCAACAAGGATTATTTGGCACTGTTTGTAGGATGACTACATTGCAGGTGTTAGGAGCATTGCACAGACAGAAGATGAGGATGAAAATCATGAGGGCATGGGAGTGGAAGATGAAGAGCAAGGGGAAGagcagcagccgcggcggctggagctggagcagcaGCCACAGTTGAATGGGAAGGTGTTGTATGATATGTCTGGTAGCACACCACATGGGCGTTTTCCTATAGGAAATGGTGCTGTAATAAATTGGGAAACTATATGCACATATAGTTACTATAGAAACTAATTGTAACTTTGTGGTATTCAGAATGGCAACACACAGCTGCAGCTGTGAGGAAGTGGCCTCTTGTTGATTCTAGCATATCATCTGGACTTAACTTGCATTAGTTCAGATATCATGGTAAGGTAGATAGACCTCATGGCTTTAATCATGACTAGTTAGTAGTCTGTGCTAGGCTCCAGAGGTAAGTCAAAGAAAAAAGAGCAGATAGTTGCATATCTGAATTTCATCAAGTGTAGGTACATAATAGTTTTATTTGCATTTTTATTATCTCTTTTAACATAGCATTTTCTGTCAAGAATTGCAGTACATTATATTTGCCAAAGACAATCAGACTATCTTATTATTCTCTTACATTCTTCATAAAATTCTTGAATACTTACCTAATAGTATCTGCTTATCTAAGTCTCATTCACAAGCAGGCAACTGGTTCCTCGCATGTTGGCTCGGAGTCCGCTAACATCATGGATGTTAATGACCACAATGGTGAGGACCTCGGCGGCACAAATATTGTTAACATTCATGGCAGCAACCAACATAGTGAAAACAATGCCTTGTGTGATGATGCAGCTTGATAAGAGTAGAAGCAATGCATTGTCTGACGCATGTGGTCATTGGCGAAGAAAGACCAAAGAATGCCAATGACAAGGTTCTGGACAGGGAAGTGATTTTGGAAAAGACTCCTGATGGCAAGGAGTCAATAAAGATTACCATCAAAGCTCGTGTGCCCGGGGGGCAAGAAGGTCTTGTTTCTTCGGCGAGTCGGCCTGTTGTGCaggaccgaccggtcagaccggttgctcagaccggtcgacaCCAGGGCTGACCAACAACCTTCAAGTCTAAACGCccagaagtgggtacttggaagaccaacgagCCAAAGGTGCACGGGAGAGTTGCAAATCAGAAACCCACATTTGGCCAGCTTCTGAACAAGTATTGAAAGGCCATTCGAGAGGATCGGCCGTCAAAAAAGAGACTAAGATCGCCACCATATCAAGGTGGATCTTCTCTTGAGAGGGGAAAGTCTGGCAAGTGTCATAGTGATGCTATTACATTGTTCCCTCCTCATAAGGTTTATGCTATCATGCCTCAGGCGCCTCCGATGTCAAATGCTTCAAATCCAACATGGGAGCATAAAGTGGTTTGGATGCAGTGCTTCCCTATGCCATACCTGCCATATTATCAAGAGGAAGGTTCTAGGAAATCGGTACACGACCGATTGGGGCCACGCCGATCTGGCCACAGCCAACAGACTCCACAGGTCAGACAGGTcgtaccagaccggtcagaccggtctcagcagagaCCGGTTCACTTTCGTCCTCCGCGTCTGGAATATcgtgtcaagaagaaggaggatGGAGTACAGCCTATGCAGGTTGATTTTGAGAGGACTACAGCTGATGATATTGTACAAATCGGCGATATGAATGTAGTCGTTAAAGATATTGGCAAGAGACCGATGGTGTTTGGCAAATCGGCCGATTCTTCTGCTCAGAAGCTTGTTatggctaatgatcatgaggctagCAGCAGTAGGCTGTCATCAACCTCGGTGGTGTCCACCAGGTTTGAGCCATTCTCTgaagaggaggttgcagcgCCTGCGGCGTCAAGAACacaaggagcaggaggccgaGAAGCTGAGGGATGAACAGTTCAACAAGTATAGACCAATGATCCTTCAGAACAAAGAATGGTGGGTCAAGCCAATTGGCCAGCTAGagagaccggtcggaccgccacagccgaccggtcagaccggttctaagaaccggtcagaccgccaggaacaaccggtcggaccggctGAGCCTGAGGTAAAACAGCAAACTGAATTGGCAATGCCTGTTTTGGTCACTCATGAAGGGACGTCTGCAGCTCCTCCAATACGAGATGATGAGGAGTTAGTGGATTATGAGGATTCCCCAGAATGCAGCAACATGAAAATCAATGTCGTGCACTTTGGTGATGATTACTTTGCCGTTTCGGAGGAGGAAGCAGCTCTTTTGGACTTCGGACCACGTGAGGCCATGTTCCAGAAGCCCAAAGAATCGGATAATCATTTGAAGGCCCTTTATATGAGGGGACATATCAATGGAAAGCTGATTTCTCGTATGCTTGttgatggtggggccattgtaaatcttatgccttACTCATTGTATAAGAAGCTTGGCGGTAAGGACGAGGAGttgatcaagacaaacatgacgATCAGTGGAGTTGGTGGAGGCGATCCTATTGGTGCCAAAGGGGTTGCTTCTATGGAATTGACCATTGGGAGTAAGACGCTTGTGACCGCCTTCTTCGTCTCcaaggtgcaaggtaactttaGTTTAGTTCTTGGGTAGGATTGGATTCATGCTAATCAATGTGTACCAtctaccttgcatcaaatcCTTATTCAATGGATCGGAGATGAGATTGAAGTAGTCCATGGTGATATTTCATCCTTCATTGCTATCGCCGATTCAGGTTCTCTTGGTGTGCATGATAATATCAAGTGCTTATCGGGTTTGGATCTGTCCAATTATGAActgatcagttgcaccaaggatCGTTTCGTGCCTACTACTTTAAAGCCGATGGAAAATCAGCTAAATTATTTGTTGTGATCAAGATGAGCCCGACAGGCGGCTCAGGCTTGACCAGTCAGACCAGTTcccctgaccggtcagaccaatcTATTGTCGGACGGCGCACAGAGCTGACCAGTAAGACCGGTGGGTCCAACCGGTCTAACGTGGACTAGCTGTAACAGAGAATCGAGCACTATCGGGTGCAAACGAATGATATGTGCGAGGCCACTGAAGACTTTGATGATATCGATAAGTTAGGCTAGGGTTTtacgtcggctgatcctttagaaaaggtagatctTGGGGATGGTACTATTCCTAGGCCAACTTCTGTAAATGCAAACTTATCGGTTGAGTATAAAGCCAATTTGAttaatttattgaaggaatataatgattgttttgcatgggaatatTTTGAAATGTCTGGTTTAAGTCATGATTTGGTTGACAATCGATTGCCGATTAAGGACAGTTTTAGACCATATAAACAACCTTCTAGGCGATTTAATCCTGTTATGTACAACCGAATAAAAGAAGAGATTAACCGTTTGttagatgctggatttattcggtcttgtccttatgcggagtggatctctaatattgtgcctgttgagaagaaagattcgggcaagattagagtgtgtattgattttagagatcttagcaaagctactcctaaagatgaatatactatgcctatagccgatatgttgatcaatgaagcCACTGGACATCGggttattagttttcttgatggtaatgcgggttacaatcaaatatttatggccgaagagGATActtctaaaacggcctttagatgtccaggtTCTATTGGTTTGTTCGAGTaggtggttatgacttttggtttgaaaaatgccaGTGCAACTTATCAAagggctatgaatttgatcttccatgacTTGCTTGGTGTTATCTTGGAggtctatattgatgatgttgtgattaaatcggccggtttgggTCATCATTTGGCTGATTTAAGACTTGTTCTTGAGAGGATACATCGGTATGGTTTAATAataaatccactcaaatgtacttttggtgtatcggctagGAAGTTCTTGCGTTTCATTGTTCATGAGaaaggcatagagattgatccgaAGCGAGTTGAAGCCATGAAACATGTGGGGGCTCCTACTTGTAAGAAGGATTTACAAAAGTTCTtaggcaaggtaaatttcttgaggagaTTCATATCTAATTTGTCCGGGAAGATTGATGTTTTTACTCCTATACTTCGTTTAAAGTATgaagccgaatttacttgggggcagAACAGTAAGAGGCATTTGAGAAAATCAAAAATTATTTGTCTTCGCCACCTGTGCTTAAGGCACCTAGGAGAGGGGTTCCGTTTAGGCTTTATATGGCTGCAGAAGATAAGGTTGttggtgctgttttgactcaagagaccgaaggatAGGAGTATGTTATTACTTATGTGAGCCGACGgcttattgatgcggaaacgAGGTATAATTTTATTGAAAAGTTGTGCTTATCTTCAtactatgcttgtaccaaattgaggcattatttgttatctagtacttgcatagttacttgtcaagccgatgttattaagcatatgttaaaaaagccgattttgagtggcaGAATCAGCAAGTGGGTTTAtgcacttgttgagtaccattTGGCTTATGAGTCTTTGAAGTCTATGAGgtgccaaattgtagcggattttattgttgagcatcggatcgATGATGAACGTGAtttggaagtcggctatattacttgcacaccatggaaattatactttgatggatcggtttgtaaTGATGGGAGAGGAGTTGGTATTGGTAATATCCTTGTTTCTCCAAGTGGTGCtatttttgaattctcaaaccgattggagtttcacacaaataatcaagttgaatatgaaATGCTTCTATTCGGCTTGGAAattttgcaatccatgggcgtaaagcatgttgaagcctttggtgattcccttctggtggtgcagcaagtatccaaggtatgccaatgttataATGGATTTCTAAATgtatatcttgataaatgccttgatattatctcttgctttgatgaatttgtgatCCGACATATTCCAAGGGAAGAGAATGAAAAGGCTaatactctggctcagcaagcatctggttatAATGTTGCGAAGAAGTATTTCAACATTAGAAAGTCGATGCAAATTAAAGCCGAGTTactggttctggacgaaccggtccgaccggtcgcagagaccggtctgaccgccgaGGGTGGTGTGGAAAGCAGTTCGGTCGGTAATCCTAATCGAAAGGTGAAGGCTGAGGTGCAGGATTGGAGGATGCCTATCATAAGATATATAAGGATCCTGGTCATGGTGCGgaaagaaatattcggcgtttggcattTAAATATGTCTTGATTGGTGAcgagctttatcgtcgaaccaCCGATGATTTATTGCTCAAGTGTTTAGATGTTGATCAGGCTCATGTTGCTACGGGAGAAGTTCATGAGGGCatctgtggtacacatcaatcggctcctaaaatgaaatGGTTGTTTAGGAGAGCCAGTTTTTATTGGCCAAGCATGATGGCGGATTGTTTtagatattataaaggatgtgaaaaatatcagcggtttggtgatattcagttggtgcctgctgcgttgttacatcctattatcaagcCATGGCCATTCCGAGGatgggggttggattttattggtcAAATTAGTCCCCCTTCTTCAAAgggacatcgcttcgtgttggttgctactaattattttactaaatggaccgaagcagttcatttgaagaatatgacacataaagaggtaattgagtttgtTACAGaatatattattcatagattcggcattcctcaaactttgacgaCAGATCAAGGATCATCATTTATATCAAAGGAGGTATGTGaatttgccgaatcttacaagattaagaTAATCAATTCGTCTCCCTATTATGCTCAAgccaatggtcaggccgagtctagtaacaagatcttgataaagcttatcaagaaaaagatagaagagaatcctaggaggtggcatgaggttttatccgaagctttgtgggctcatcgtatatctagacatggtgctactaaagttactccttttgagcttgggAATGGTCAAGAGGCTATTTTGCCCATTGAGGTGAATCTcgacgcttatagattggctaggcaaaatgacctttctgctgttgattatcatgatttgatgatggataatattgatgaggtgagcGACAAGCAGTTGCAAGCTTTGagggaaattgagaaggacaagcttcgggtggctaggGCTTACAATAAAAAGGTAAAAAGCAAATATTTtcaggttggtgagctggtttggaagacgATTCTACCTCTTGGGATAAGAAGAAATAAGTTTGGtaagtggtcgccaagttgggaagtGCCGTACAAGATTGTCAAAGTTATCTTCGGGAATTCATATGTGGTGGAGACGCCGCAAGGAGAGAGTTTATCAAGGGCATTGaatgggagatacttgaagaaatattacccCAGTGTTTGGTAAGACGCTTGAAGGTGAAGATGGCCGGTATTTGAatatcgcccttagcattatttttatGCCGATGCTTATTGTGATTCTGTTTGTTTACAGCATGTTTTAgtacttgctttttggcttgcaaagcTCACCAAAAAGGCAGGGGAGCATATGTTGACACCCCAAAATTGGCAACTACTGaggccgaccagtcagaccggtctaggtcTGTTTAGTCCGAGTCGAGTTAGATCTGTAATTTGGAGTCCTtttgtaacccgatttggaGGGGGTACgacctccccggcctataaatataaaggccacggccgattgagggttttTTAACCACAATCGAATCAAATCAATTTATTTAACCTTTtttcctcaaaccctagcttttccaatccctttgctgttcttcgctcgtctctatGGCGTTCGAGGGCATCctaagtggcctgccgacctcagggcAACCCTAAATCTttgagctccgacggggtccctcccgagcttgaggttctaggtcttcgcgattTTCTGcctccaaccggtctgaccagctggggcgaccggtctgaccggtcaacgTGGGATCTCACTGGTGACGGTCGTTTGCGACCCATGCATTCTAGCACTTTGTGTGTTGACCTAAACAGCGTCAACACAACCTAGGTGGTTCCCTCCAGGGTTGACGCACACATAGAAGAGGAAGCTGTAGCGCCTTCGCAACAAAGAAAATAAGGAGCAGGAGGCAGAAAAGCTGAGGGATGAGCACTTCAACAAATACAGGCCTATGATGCCTCAAGGCAAAGTATGGTAGGTCAATCTAGTTGACCGGCTGGTAGCAAGACTGGTTGGACTGACTACCGGTCAGACAGGTGCTCCTTACTGGTCAGACCCCCCTAggtcaccggtcagaccggttgagcccAGCACAGAGTAGCCAACTGAAATGGCAGCGTCAGTTTTGGCTTCTCATGATGATGAAGCATCACTGGTTCCTCTAGTACAAGGGGATGAGGAGTTGGTGGATCATGAAGCGTCTCCAGGGCACAGCAACATGGAGATTAATGTTGTACACTTGTCTTCAGATTACTTTGTTGTTCCagaggaaaaagtttcacatcTTCGGTTTTGGCCTCGTGATGTTGTGTTTTAGAAGCCAAAAGAATTAGATAACCACTTGAAGGCTCTCTACATGAGGGGGCACATCAATGGAAAACCAGTTTCTCGAGTGCTTCTCGTCCCATTGGCACCAAGCTGATCAAGATAAACATGATGGTCAGTGGCGTGGgtggaggtgatcccattggcACCAAGGGAGATGCTTCCATGCAGTTGACCGTCGGAAGCAAGACGCTCGCTACCACcttctttgtttttcaggtgcaGGGTAACTTCAGTTTAATCCTTGGGCGTGATTGGATCCATGCTAATCAATGTGTACCAtataccttgcatcagtttcttattcagtggatcggcaaTGAGATTGAAGTGGTACATGGTGACACTTCATCTTTCATTGCGACGGCTGATTCCAACTCTGTTGGTCTTCATGACAACATTAAATGCTTATCGGGcttggatctgtccgattacgaactgatcagttgcactaaggatggctTCGTCCCTGCTACACTAAAGCCGATAGagaatcggctaaatcatttaatgcgACTAAGATGAGTCAAGTAGGCGACTTAGGCCCAATCGGTCAGACTGGGTCCCACGACCGATCAGACCAGTCCTCTTCGGATCGGCACTCAGAAccgaccagtcagactggtCCAACTCAGATTAGTTGCAGCAACGGATTCATCACTATCTGGCGCGTGCGAATGATAtatgtgaagccattgaagatatTGATAATATAGAGAAGCTAGGTCAAGGTTTTATGTCAGCTGATTCTTTAGAAAAGGTTGATCTTGGTGATGATACTATTCCTAGGCCAACCTTTGTAAATAAAAATTTATCGGCTCAGTATAAAGCCAATTTGATTAATTTATTGAAAGAATATAtcgattgctttgcttgggagtattctgaaatgcctggttGGAGTCGTGATCTAGTTGAGCATTGTTTACCAATTAAATCTGGTTTTAGACCTTGTAAGCAACCGACTAGGCGTTTCAATCCTATTATTTATGATCGAATTAAAGAAGAAATTAATCGATTATTGGATGCTGATTTTATTCGATCTTGTCGTTAttctgattggatctctaacattgtgcccgttgaaaagaaagattcaGGTAAGCTTAGAGTCtacattgattttagagatcttaacaaagctactcccaaagatgaatatcctatgactatagccgatatgttgattaatgaagcttctggacatcgtgttattagtTCTCTTGACGGTAGTgctggttacaatcaaatattcatggccaaagaagatacatctaaaacggcctttagatgtccaggatttgttGGTTTGCTTaagtgggttgttatgacttttgaaTTAAAAAAGCTGGTGTAACTTATCAAAGGGCTATGAATTTGATTTTCCATAATTTATTTGGTGTTATCGTGGAAGTCtactgttgggtattttaacaatGCGAattaaatccgcaagcgcacggatatcgtcgtagctttcacccgtgagtattcaagggtatcatttCCACAaagaacgtgtgtgcactaactcctaactcagtcggtccaaggacacaccaagattaagtggcaaggctggagaggattTCTGCGGTAGCACGAAAgttgagttaaaggtcgatctctcgggtaagactcacttcgggcaccggcttacccctgaaatggtcaggagactccggccaacggctctacgctatatccaaatgtggagggctactaaggaccaacagggctgtcatcacctgcggcctacctcacagaccatgagatataaggcaaacgaaggtaatcCTTAGCCTAGACTCCACGtctacgctactgattactactgcagtctaactgcgtctgatatcccgtagcaaactacagcaatCTGTAAAATATGGAGCGATCAACCcatgagtaagagaactgatctcacccatACGAAAGTACTATGtaatacaagaatcataaataataacttactcataccagaggaagccagcatccatagaggtacaatttggagaagagcgccgacaggccggcgcccctccgaactactcctcatgCTCCtactactctaagcactagcctaggcagcgcctcgcctttgcaatggagcacaAGATCTACATGGTGGTGGTGTGTTGAATGGGGTGCTCTTCTCGTCCTTATGTAGCCTCTCCAAAGGTGGATCCGCGGTTAGACTcgcgaggtggtactatgcacATCCGGGATAGATGTAGGGGAGTTGTGGGAGACTGCTGGAGAAAGATGGGCCAGATTTGGCCCACTAGGTGGTCGgacgacccagggggtcggctgAGCCCAAATGGCACTCCCCTGGGCCTGCCTTTCTCTGGATAGCTGATATGTGGGCCCTGGCCTTGATTCTTGGGTGCATCTTCCTTGTCGTGCCCATTTCGTCTAGTTTGTGGACCCTTCTTGTAAGTGAAACACAGTTATAAGATATTCTGTGCATTTCTTCtctgttcacttgtgttttcctcattttacagatgtgggtgcctacaaatgataattcaccaaaactcatggaattcgattagtcataagccctataactaagtttggtgattattgatcatgaaaagctgcaggagttgacggctgattttaggacttaacagccgtcaacaacacccccacacttagcctttgctcgtcctcgagtgaagAAGAAAGGACTAAGTTGGATGCCACTCCTTGGatgtaacctgcatacaagttattccaagcttcctctagtcctgtgaactttgaagtggctACCATACTTTCTTGGGTTATTGAAGAATGAACCAATGTAgacttcaggttcctagctcttcctgCTTCGAAACTTGAgttttatattttgaaacaaaagaatagcttgctcctcaaattgttcTCTCGAATCACTCGTTTTGTTtcatatcctcaccaaggcaaagttgatgtcttcttttctcctatcatctaatcaggcttatgtggagcttaagGTAGGAGTAAAGAGGCATGTTTGCTTTACTTATATTGTTAggtcaaaaacaagatccaagcataaacgagtcatacaatctgatcaagatgtgcaagtgtgtgggatttttttttgtatgtgTGCGGagggtggatgaactcctttgcatgctttgtgggcatgtggcataccttcttttggTATACATCTTTTTTTAACATGCCTtttgagcatgtggcataccttctttgggtatgcatcttttatttctttttgcatagcccacatccttgatggtcagtttagagagaaagagtcatggtatgtcatggagttttattttgttggTGGATGACAATGTTTGCTATGTGattggacgtgtacgtgatcttgatcatgagagtatgacaagtctctgacaagggtcaaagaatttgacaaaactcaaagcaaagtcaaactgcatatgaaGGTTTGAGCAGGAAAATCTAaatttggctttggtaggattTCATttatttgaggagacaagctattgatgattttttttggaaaagaaatcccaagtactttgcaaagaagagcatggttccattcatccaatcatatcacattagtcaattacttaggCAGCATGGGTCCCTATGAAGATATATgttcacaagaacaagaaagaatgcgaggaataaagagtatgcaagtttattcatgGAAGCGCATGGAGTGCACATGGTGAATTGGCATCATTCATTGAGTTTAAATTTAGTGATCAACAAAGAAAATCATTAAACTCAATAAGTTAGGGAGGAGTTTGAGGGTAGGGTTGTGCAAACCATcgtttgaagaggaagaagagggaactGAGGGAAATCAGAGGATGTTTGGTCGAACAAGAGGTTCCACCATCCTTCTCTGGATTCCATCTGTCCTGATCTTCAGTGTATTGGACTgtcgatgttgtgcaacatgttgGGGAGAGATCACGAAAGAGTTTGCAATTGGTgattttgagagatctcccccacacttattcttgtacctatttttatttaaaaggaaaaaaaggtgGAAACAAAAAGGACTCTACCGATTTTGaacaccggggagtctaaactttattataaaaaaagtgagaagtgcttgaagcaccggattttattttatttttgttttttttattattttcttttttatgtAAAGATATTCCGGGCTACCTCCCGGCAGTTCTTGGTTTATGGTCGCAAGCTCGACCATAGGGATTCATCCTGCAGCTGCCATGGTGATGTAGTTCCCAGCGTCATcaccattttttttatttattgtcgttcaagctgcaaggttagtgcacaaatACAACTACGAGCCCTGCAAAGATATTATGATAGGCAAAACTAAATACAACCATCGAAA
This genomic interval from Panicum virgatum strain AP13 chromosome 8K, P.virgatum_v5, whole genome shotgun sequence contains the following:
- the LOC120646120 gene encoding uncharacterized protein LOC120646120; amino-acid sequence: MKFGTNGVDSNGSIGPIRSRKVQKRVDDYIAGVRSIAQTEDEDENHEGMGVEDEEQGEEQQPRRLELEQQPQLNGKATGSSHVGSESANIMDVNDHNGEDLGGTNIVNIHGSNQHSENNALCDDAA